One part of the Lotus japonicus ecotype B-129 chromosome 2, LjGifu_v1.2 genome encodes these proteins:
- the LOC130736892 gene encoding glutathione S-transferase T3-like gives MDPSFQAYCEYLKNQSSTTLENSSNPQSSMYQTPPYQVSQQPPPNQVSIQPPPYQVSQQQTIFYQNQPHYAGNNSPNLQYVMYQQQPCIYQPHAGDGSQNPTHFVHPSPPPPNSYSPQISSSSEKVPETQFEGMVDELDETTFPAKGDGQKPKKQRLKWCENDDIILLQTWLNISKDSVTGTDQKAETFWWRIEHQYNKYRKVGSPERQWSQLKSRFHTLSKAVSTFVGCYKKVTNPPKSGYSERDIMADACSLYNAMEKTKTFSFEHAWRVLKDEPKWKGEAIPIYSQQSQHSTDGVHTSIDGSEHEVVQIFSRPQDVR, from the coding sequence ATGGATCCTTCTTTTCAAGCTTATTGTGAGTACTTgaaaaatcaatcttctactacTCTTGAAAATTCTTCAAATCCACAAAGCTCAATGTATCAAACACCTCCATACCAAGTCTCACAACAACCACCTCCAAACCAAGTCTCAATACAACCACCTCCATACCAAGTCTCACAACAACAAACAATCTTTTACCAAAACCAACCACATTATGCCGGTAACAATTCTCCAAATCTACAATATGTAATGTATCAACAGCAACCATGCATTTACCAACCACATGCTGGAGATGGTTCCCAAAATCCAACTCATTTTGTGcatccatcaccaccaccaccaaactcCTATAGCCCTCAAATTAGTAGCAGTAGTGAAAAAGTACCTGAAACACAATTTGAAGGTATGGTTGATGAGCTTGATGAGACTACTTTCCCTGCTAAAGGAGATGGCCAGAAACCCAAAAAACAACGCTTGAAATGGTGCGAAAATGACGATATAATTCTTCTTCAGACATGGCTCAACATTTCAAAGGATTCGGTAACAGGAACTGATCAAAAGGCTGAAACCTTTTGGTGGAGGATTGAACATCAATACAACAAGTACCGCAAAGTAGGTTCTCCTGAGAGGCAATGGTCTCAACTGAAGTCTCGCTTTCATACATTGAGTAAAGCGGTCTCAACTTTTGTCGGTTGCTACAAGAAAGTTACCAACCCTCCGAAGAGCGGCTACTCTGAGAGAGATATCATGGCTGATGCATGTTCATTGTATAATGCAATGGAAAAGACTAAAACATTCAGTTTTGAGCATGCATGGCGGGTGTTGAAAGATGAACCCAAGTGGAAAGGAGAAGCAATCCCAATCTATTCTCAGCAGTCACAACATTCTACTGATGGGGTGCACACATCAATCGATGGTTCAGAACATGAGGTAGTACAAATATTTTCCCGTCCACAAGATGTAAGATGA
- the LOC130735572 gene encoding uncharacterized protein LOC130735572, with protein sequence MLLRSSITSTKKFFQKTVKNFKSLFSTGYQKLPKSPSHTPCSVSAMNAMDMNSNTSYHDMEKLYSDFSDQWEEEKEKEWRRIKKKAAALPSPTQQENKVYNGSKKMQEGKTEEFAKKNNKRSLTLQSTKQKDSSFNSMGMKEHRYFMVRQKLRELEMLDMSNEDHLMDIEEVLHYYSLLTCPVYLDIVDRFFLEMYSELSGPVLWPDTPRSVNSRLKLRYQ encoded by the coding sequence ATGCTGCTAAGAAGCTCCATTACCAGTACCAAGAAGTTCTTTCAAAAGACTGTAAAGAACTTCAAGTCCTTATTTTCCACTGGCTACCAAAAACTTCCCAAAAgtccttcacacactccttgttCTGTTTCTGCAATGAATGCCATGGACATGAACAGCAACACCAGCTATCATGACATGGAGAAGTTGTATTCTGATTTCAGTGACCAAtgggaggaagaaaaagaaaaggaatggAGAAGAATCAAGAAGAAAGCAGCTGCATTGCCATCTCCAACACAGCAAGAAAATAAGGTCTATAATGGAAGCAAGAAAATGCAGGAGGGGAAAACAGAGGAATTTGCCAAGAAAAACAATAAGAGGAGCTTAACCCTTCAGAGTACAAAGCAGAAGGATTCATCTTTTAATTCTATGGGAATGAAAGAACACAGATACTTCATGGTGAGACAGAAGCTGAGGGAATTGGAGATGCTGGACATGAGCAATGAGGATCATCTGATGGACATTGAAGAGGTTCTTCATTACTATTCTCTGCTCACTTGCCCTGTTTATCTTGACATTGTGGATAGATTCTTCTTGGAAATGTACTCAGAGTTGTCTGGTCCGGTACTGTGGCCTGATACACCTCGCAGTGTTAACTCTAGGCTGAAGCTAAGATATCAGTGA
- the LOC130735573 gene encoding uncharacterized protein LOC130735573: MAIFLFLLVSCCIQCYEVNGGRIHHQNKQQLQLHDYQNFQPSIDDSFDCVDMYNQPAFQHPLLKNHKIQLFPTFLRTTMQNRSSSFGKAVKYQNFIRECPLGKVPILKTTTRQKMVTKSSSKSQLDNFNENSQSNPGHHFATLETTKDMMFRGGSARISTYNLSLQENQYSISGIWIQSGPPTELNSIQVGTGVHPSLYGDHQIRITAYWTADGYHKTGCYNYQCPGFVQVHRGTGFGAVLLYSSEIGTLNKYFWSVKVKQDQSTGNWWCIGGNDNVALGYWPKEIFTHLRQGSSLIIYGGETFAPPNMISPPMGSGRLPKELFKNSGFISNLEIVDSNYNEVEIKPKDMKSNCDTTPNCYDMLYHGYEGSFYRQAFLYGGPGGKCGI; the protein is encoded by the exons ATGGCAATATTTCTCTTTTTACTTGTTAGTTGTTGTATCCAGTGCTATGAAGTTAATGGAGGAAGAATACACCACCAAAATAAACAACAACTTCAGTTACATGACTACCAAAACTTTCAG CCTTCAATAGATGATTCTTTTGATTGTGTTGATATGTACAACCAACCCGCTTTTCAACACCCTTTACtcaaaaatcacaaaatccAG CTCTTCCCAACTTTTCTGAGAACCACCATGCAAAATAGATCCAGTTCCTTTGGTAAAGCTGTTAAATATCAGAATTTCATCAGAGAATGTCCCCTAGGAAAAGTGCCTATTTTAAAGACCACAACGAGGCAAAAGATGGTTACCAAGTCATCTTCAAAATCGCAACTTGATAATTTTAATGAAAACTCTCAAAGTAACCCTGGGCATCAT TTTGCTACCCTTGAAACAACCAAAGATATGATgtttcgtggaggaagtgcaagaatCAGCACGTATAATTTATCGCTTCAAGAAAACCAATACAGCATATCTGGAATTTGGATTCAAAGTGGTCCACCAACAGAACTCAATAGTATACAAGTCGGAACTGGT GTTCATCCAAGCTTATATGGAGACCATCAAATACGTATAACCGCATATTGGACA GCAGATGGTTATCACAAAACTGGATGTTATAATTACCAATGCCCAGGTTTTGTGCAAGTCCATCGAGGAACTGGCTTTGGAGCAGTCCTTCTGTACAGCTCTGAGATTGGAACACTAAATAAATATTTCTGGAGTGTCAAAGTCAAACAG GATCAATCCACAGGTAACTGGTGGTGCATTGGTGGGAACGATAATGTGGCATTGGGGTATTGGCCTAAAGAAATATTTACTCACTTACGTCAAGGTTCATCTTTAATTATATATGGAggtgaaacatttgctccaccCAATATGATTAGTCCCCCAATGGGTAGTGGTAGATTGCCTAAGGAGTTATTCAAAAACTCTGGTTTCATTTCAAATCTTGAGATTGTCGATTCAAATTACAATGAAGTCGAAATAAAACCCAAGGACATGAAGTCAAATTGTGATACAACACCTAATTGTTATGACATGTTATACCATGGTTATGAAGGATCTTTCTACCGACAAGCCTTTCTCTATGGTGGGCCAGGTGGAAAATGTGGTATATGA